The Microtus ochrogaster isolate Prairie Vole_2 unplaced genomic scaffold, MicOch1.0 UNK125, whole genome shotgun sequence genome includes a window with the following:
- the Znf358 gene encoding zinc finger protein 358 isoform X1, with the protein MRRSVLVRNPGHKSLRPLYGDLHSDPEDLDPSPKDPDPISKSPEPEPEDLNTVSEDGDASFEDLDPEAEEAQQSILGKPDSDSQDLDPTSSSFDLDPDVIGPVPLVLDPSSDTLSPAAPDVDPLPSGLTATPEILATNPAVLPAPASPPRPFSCPDCGRAFRRSSGLSQHRRTHSGEKPYRCPDCGKSFSHGATLAQHRGIHTGARPYQCAACGKAFGWRSTLLKHRSSHSGEKPHHCPVCGKAFGHGSLLAQHLRTHGGPRPHKCPVCAKGFGQGSALLKHLRTHTGERPYPCPQCGKAFGQSSALLQHQRTHTAERPYRCPHCGKAFGQSSNLQHHLRIHTGERPYACPHCSKAFGQSSALLQHLHVHSGERPYRCQLCGKAFGQASSLTKHKRVHEGAAAAAAAAAAAGLGLGPGLSPVSMVRPGQISFLGPDAVSVLESGLDLSSGASSARSPDPSSVLGSLRNPILQTHSGSVSSPDLVLSSDPKPAHDADPDVVPSPDQESDPSPTPDLVPSPDPNPKSQMNPCFPTHDSPSPALPTGESPKWVKEEGALLGPDG; encoded by the coding sequence ATGAGGCGCTCAGTCCTGGTTAGGAATCCGGGCCACAAGAGCCTTAGGCCACTTTATGGAGACCTCCATTCAGACCCAGAAGACCTGGACCCCAGTCCCAAAGATCCAGACCCTATTTCTAAAAGCCCCGAGCCGGAGCCAGAAGACCTCAACACTGTCTCAGAAGATGGGGACGCCAGCTTTGAAGATCTGGACCCTGAGGCGGAAGAAGCTCAGCAATCCATTTTGGGGAAGCCAGACTCGGATTCCCAAGATTTGGATCCCACGTCTTCAAGTTTTGACCTTGATCCTGATGTCATTGGCCCGGTGCCCCTGGTTCTGGACCCAAGCAGTGACACCCTCAGCCCAGCTGCTCCAGATGTGGATCCCCTTCCCTCTGGCCTCACTGCCACCCCTGAAATCTTGGCCACAAACCCAGCAGTACTCCCCGCCCCTGCAAGTCCACCTCGTCCTTTCTCCTGTCCCGATTGTGGGCGAGCCTTCCGTCGCAGCTCTGGGTTGAGCCAGCACCGGCGCACCCACAGTGGAGAGAAGCCTTACCGCTGTCCCGACTGTGGCAAGTCATTCAGCCACGGCGCCACACTGGCCCAGCATCGAGGCATCCACACGGGCGCGAGGCCCTACCAGTGTGCTGCCTGCGGCAAGGCCTTCGGCTGGCGGTCCACACTGCTCAAACATCGCAGCAGCCACAGCGGGGAGAAGCCACACCACTGCCCGGTGTGTGGCAAGGCCTTTGGTCATGGCTCGTTGCTGGCCCAACACCTGCGCACACATGGTGGCCCTCGTCCCCACAAGTGCCCGGTGTGTGCCAAGGGCTTTGGGCAAGGTTCTGCGCTGCTTAAACACCTGCGCACCCACACTGGCGAGCGTCCTTACCCATGCCCGCAGTGCGGCAAGGCCTTTGGGCAGAGCTCAGCCTTGCTCCAGCATCAGCGCACGCACACGGCTGAGCGTCCCTACCGCTGTCCCCACTGTGGCAAGGCCTTTGGGCAGAGCTCCAACTTGCAGCACCATCTCCGCATCCACACTGGTGAGCGACCTTATGCCTGCCCACACTGCTCCAAGGCCTTTGGGCAGAGCTCGGCGCTCCTGCAACACCTCCACGTGCATTCTGGCGAGCGCCCCTACCGTTGTCAGCTCTGTGGCAAGGCCTTTGGCCAAGCCTCTAGCCTCACCAAGCATAAGCGGGTGCACGAgggagctgcagctgcagctgctgcagcgGCAGCAGCTGGGCTGGGCCTCGGGCCTGGCTTGAGCCCAGTTTCTATGGTGAGGCCAGGGCAGATCTCTTTCCTAGGTCCCGATGCTGTTTCTGTGCTGGAATCTGGCCTGGACCTCAGTTCTGGTGCCAGCTCTGCTCGAAGTCCTGATCCTTCTTCTGTGCTGGGTTCACTCCGAAATCCCATCCTCCAGACCCACTCAGGATCCGTCTCCAGTCCCGATCTTGTTCTGTCTTCTGACCCTAAACCAGCCCATGATGCTGACCCTGATGTGGTACCCAGTCCTGACCAAGAATCTGATCCCAGCCCAACCCCCGATCTTGTCCCCAGTCCTGACCCCAACCCCAAGTCCCAAATGAATCCCTGCTTTCCTACTCACGACAGTCCCAGCCCAGCCCTTCCAACTGGAGAGAGTCCCAAGTGGGTAAAGGAGGAAGGGGCACTGCTGGGGCCCGATGGATAA
- the Znf358 gene encoding zinc finger protein 358 isoform X2 gives MGEWRDRARMARADSVPEAASSCTSRMRRSVLVRNPGHKSLRPLYGDLHSDPEDLDPSPKDPDPISKSPEPEPEDLNTVSEDGDASFEDLDPEAEEAQQSILGKPDSDSQDLDPTSSSFDLDPDVIGPVPLVLDPSSDTLSPAAPDVDPLPSGLTATPEILATNPAVLPAPASPPRPFSCPDCGRAFRRSSGLSQHRRTHSGEKPYRCPDCGKSFSHGATLAQHRGIHTGARPYQCAACGKAFGWRSTLLKHRSSHSGEKPHHCPVCGKAFGHGSLLAQHLRTHGGPRPHKCPVCAKGFGQGSALLKHLRTHTGERPYPCPQCGKAFGQSSALLQHQRTHTAERPYRCPHCGKAFGQSSNLQHHLRIHTGERPYACPHCSKAFGQSSALLQHLHVHSGERPYRCQLCGKAFGQASSLTKHKRVHEGAAAAAAAAAAAGLGLGPGLSPVSMVRPGQISFLGPDAVSVLESGLDLSSGASSARSPDPSSVLGSLRNPILQTHSGSVSSPDLVLSSDPKPAHDADPDVVPSPDQESDPSPTPDLVPSPDPNPKSQMNPCFPTHDSPSPALPTGESPKWVKEEGALLGPDG, from the exons ATGGGTGAATGGAGGGATCGTGCCAGGATGGCGCGGGCTG ATTCTGTGCCAGAAGCCGCAAGCAGTTGCACTTCTAGGATGAGGCGCTCAGTCCTGGTTAGGAATCCGGGCCACAAGAGCCTTAGGCCACTTTATGGAGACCTCCATTCAGACCCAGAAGACCTGGACCCCAGTCCCAAAGATCCAGACCCTATTTCTAAAAGCCCCGAGCCGGAGCCAGAAGACCTCAACACTGTCTCAGAAGATGGGGACGCCAGCTTTGAAGATCTGGACCCTGAGGCGGAAGAAGCTCAGCAATCCATTTTGGGGAAGCCAGACTCGGATTCCCAAGATTTGGATCCCACGTCTTCAAGTTTTGACCTTGATCCTGATGTCATTGGCCCGGTGCCCCTGGTTCTGGACCCAAGCAGTGACACCCTCAGCCCAGCTGCTCCAGATGTGGATCCCCTTCCCTCTGGCCTCACTGCCACCCCTGAAATCTTGGCCACAAACCCAGCAGTACTCCCCGCCCCTGCAAGTCCACCTCGTCCTTTCTCCTGTCCCGATTGTGGGCGAGCCTTCCGTCGCAGCTCTGGGTTGAGCCAGCACCGGCGCACCCACAGTGGAGAGAAGCCTTACCGCTGTCCCGACTGTGGCAAGTCATTCAGCCACGGCGCCACACTGGCCCAGCATCGAGGCATCCACACGGGCGCGAGGCCCTACCAGTGTGCTGCCTGCGGCAAGGCCTTCGGCTGGCGGTCCACACTGCTCAAACATCGCAGCAGCCACAGCGGGGAGAAGCCACACCACTGCCCGGTGTGTGGCAAGGCCTTTGGTCATGGCTCGTTGCTGGCCCAACACCTGCGCACACATGGTGGCCCTCGTCCCCACAAGTGCCCGGTGTGTGCCAAGGGCTTTGGGCAAGGTTCTGCGCTGCTTAAACACCTGCGCACCCACACTGGCGAGCGTCCTTACCCATGCCCGCAGTGCGGCAAGGCCTTTGGGCAGAGCTCAGCCTTGCTCCAGCATCAGCGCACGCACACGGCTGAGCGTCCCTACCGCTGTCCCCACTGTGGCAAGGCCTTTGGGCAGAGCTCCAACTTGCAGCACCATCTCCGCATCCACACTGGTGAGCGACCTTATGCCTGCCCACACTGCTCCAAGGCCTTTGGGCAGAGCTCGGCGCTCCTGCAACACCTCCACGTGCATTCTGGCGAGCGCCCCTACCGTTGTCAGCTCTGTGGCAAGGCCTTTGGCCAAGCCTCTAGCCTCACCAAGCATAAGCGGGTGCACGAgggagctgcagctgcagctgctgcagcgGCAGCAGCTGGGCTGGGCCTCGGGCCTGGCTTGAGCCCAGTTTCTATGGTGAGGCCAGGGCAGATCTCTTTCCTAGGTCCCGATGCTGTTTCTGTGCTGGAATCTGGCCTGGACCTCAGTTCTGGTGCCAGCTCTGCTCGAAGTCCTGATCCTTCTTCTGTGCTGGGTTCACTCCGAAATCCCATCCTCCAGACCCACTCAGGATCCGTCTCCAGTCCCGATCTTGTTCTGTCTTCTGACCCTAAACCAGCCCATGATGCTGACCCTGATGTGGTACCCAGTCCTGACCAAGAATCTGATCCCAGCCCAACCCCCGATCTTGTCCCCAGTCCTGACCCCAACCCCAAGTCCCAAATGAATCCCTGCTTTCCTACTCACGACAGTCCCAGCCCAGCCCTTCCAACTGGAGAGAGTCCCAAGTGGGTAAAGGAGGAAGGGGCACTGCTGGGGCCCGATGGATAA
- the Tex45 gene encoding testis-expressed protein 45 translates to MPVCPMSLEFLKASHFSLGPDPRLHDGTMQCTTHRDFPAYSSVTPARPPASPPHPKVLQMEAHWAAQKRVSEVRRAFSPPPEMPSLEERREQTMERARAMKISNLHVHADARTGPNLSTARSDYHWPELPPHAREDIRGARLIFDRDSVPLGDREQLGIPPTSYQAHYLPYDDDTPQPRVPSSHLGGPNPLKWNYKGKEGTSYQNQFQALPGSPALMCKRASSSVNLGDSKVGYSTLRSYVKQTYTPQELPPHRYDKAQTAAHIHQVSIGPGDGMFHDRTTMNDHFYPRKPEPFVLHHDKTPESHILEGNWCPGPGSLATSTKFFYGEPPPVTQPPRRHVSHEKLKHHVILGEEKLLRDFFQTSTGSTYCPPDTSPKQRVRNFSFLQSNLPEGTGELDFLTTNQKMMKPHGIVRATITEELLQKCKYSHIEPPLGGQRFFSTHYQDQFPFKYQGPLVLKLSNIQESHVPLGMPQNVGCWGQKVDPLSPQLPLYPCLSQQ, encoded by the exons ATGCCTGTGTGCCCGATGTCCCTGGAGTTCCTCAAAGCCTCGCACTTCTCTCTGGGCCCCGATCCGCGGCTGCACGATGGTACTATGCAGTGCACGACGCACCGGGACTTCCCGGCCTATTCCTCCGTCACCCCGGCGCGGCCCCCAGCTTCGCCACCGCACCCCAAGGTCTTGCAAATGGAAGCGCATTGGGCGGCCCAGAAGCGCGTGTCCGAGGTGCGCCGCGCGTTCTCGCCGCCGCCCGAGATGCCGTCGCTGGAAGAGCGGCGGGAGCAGACAATGGAGCGCGCGCGAGCCATGAAGATCAGCAACCTGCACGTGCACGCGGACGCGCGCACCGGTCCCAACCTGTCCACCGCACGTTCTGACTACCACTGGCCTGAGCTGCCGCCGCACGCCCGTGAGGACATCCGAGGCGCGCGCCTCATCTTTGATCGCGACTCGGTGCCCTTAGGCGACAGGGAGCAGCTCGGCATCCCTCCCACCTCCTACCAGGCACACTACCTGCCATACGACGACGACACCCCTCAGCCCCGTGTGCCCAGCAGCCACCTGG GGGGCCCCAATCCCCTGAAATGGAACTACAAGGGAAAGGAAGGCACCTCCTACCAGAATCAGTTCCAGGCCCTCCCAGGCTCACCTGCCTTGATGTGTAAGAGG GCCTCCTCCAGTGTGAACCTAGGAGACAGCAAGGTTGGCTACAGCACCCTGCGCTCATATGTGAAACAGACCTACACACCTCAGGAGCTGCCACCACACAG GTACGACAAGGCCCAGACTGCAGCCCACATCCACCAGGTGAGCATTGGTCCTGGAGACGGCATGTTCCATGACAGGACCACCATGAACGACCACTTCTACCCCCGAAAGCCAG AGCCTTTTGTCCTGCACCATGATAAGACCCCAGAGTCGCACATCCTGGAAGGAAACTGGTGCCCTGGCCCTGGTAGCCTTGCTACCTCCACAAAGTTCTTCTATGGTGAG CCGCCTCCTGTGACTCAGCCTCCAAGGCGACATGTGTCCCATGAGAAATTGAAGCATCACGTGATCCTGGGAGAAGAAAAGCTGCTCAGAGACTTCTTCCAAACCTCCACGGGCTCCACCTACTGCCCTCCGGACACCAGCCCAAAACAGAGAGTCCgtaacttttctttcttgcagAGTAACTTGCCTGAGGGCACAGGTG AATTAGACTTTTTAACCACGAACCAAAAGATGATGAAGCCGCATGGAATAGTTCGAGCCACTATCACCGAAGAATTGTTACAGAAG TGCAAATACAGCCACATAGAGCCCCCTCTGGGTGGACAGCGCTTCTTCTCCACCCATTATCAAGACCAGTTTCCTTTCAAGTACCAGGGCCCGCTGGTACTGAAGCTAAGTAACATTCAGGAAAGCCATGTGCCACTGGGCATGCCCCAAAACGTGGGCTGCTGGGGACAGAAAGTAGACCCTCTGAGCCCCCAACTCCCATTGTATCCTTGCCTGAGCCAGCAATAA